In a single window of the Panthera leo isolate Ple1 chromosome A1, P.leo_Ple1_pat1.1, whole genome shotgun sequence genome:
- the LOC122219065 gene encoding protocadherin beta-11-like, with protein sequence MENGRADTLQIRQVLLLFVLLGISQAGSESGRFSVAEEMQSGSFVGNLAKDLGVEVGELFSRGAQVVSNDNKNRLQLDKNTGDLLLSESLDREELCGSTEPCVLHFQVLMKNPLQFLRIELQVTDINDHSPIFLEKEMLLEIPENSPVGAVFLLESAKDLDVGINALNNYIISPNSHFHIKMRVNPDNRKYPELVLDKALDYEEQSELSFILTALDGGSPPRSGTATVRVVVVDINDNSPEFEQPFYEVKIPENSILGSLIVTVSAWDFDSGKNGEISYSFSHASEDIRKTFEINQKSGEVSLTASMDFETIESYSVIIQATDGGGLFGKSTVRIQVMDVNDNAPEIAISSITSPIPENSPETVVMVFSIRDRDSGDNGRMICSIPEDLPFMLKSSVENYYTLETEKMLDRESQAEYNITITVTDLGTPRLKTQHNITVTVSDVNDNAPAFSQTTYTLRVRENNSPALHIGSVSATDRDSGANAQVTYSLLPPADPQLPLASLVSINADNGQLFALRSLDYEALQAFEFGVRAADRGSPALSSQARVRVLVLDDNDNAPFVLYPPQNGSAPCTELVPRAAEAGYLVTKVVAVDGDSGQNAWLSYQLLKATEPGLFGVWAHNGEVRTARLLSERDAVKHRLVVLVKDNGEPPRSASVTLHVLLVDGFSQPYLPLPEVAAAEARADPLTVYLVVALASVSSLFLFSVLVFVAVRLCRRSRAASAGRCSGPEGHFPGHLVDVSGTGTLSQSYQYEVCLTGDSGTNEFKFLKPIIPSLPVPDTGRNIGGNENFRNSFGFNIQ encoded by the coding sequence ATGGAGAACGGAAGAGCAGACACTCTGCAGATAAGGCAAGTCCTGCTTCTCTTTGTTTTGCTAGGAATATCTCAGGCGGGTTCCGAGTCTGGGCGCTTTTCTGTGGCAGAGGAAATGCAGAGTGGGAGCTTTGTAGGCAACTTGGCAAAGGACCTGGGAGTAGAAGTGGGTGAGCTATTCTCAAGGGGGGCTCAGGTGGTCTCTAATGATAACAAAAACCGTTTGCAGCTGGACAAAAACACGGGGGATTTGCTCTTAAGCGAATCGCTAGACCGGGAGGAACTCTGTGGCTCCACTGAGCCTTGTGTGCTGCATTTCCAGGTATTAATGAAAAACCCTTTGCAGTTTTTACGCATTGAGCTCCAGGTCACGGACATAAATGACCACTCTCCCATattcttagaaaaagaaatgctccTAGAAATCCCAGAGAATAGTCCTGTTGGTGCTGTGTTCTTACTAGAAAGTGCGAAGGATTTAGATGTAGGAATCAATGCTCTAAACAACTACATAATAAGCCCCAACTCTCATTTCCACATTAAAATGCGAGTCAATCCGGACAATAGGAAATACCCAGAGTTGGTTCTGGACAAGGCACTGGATTATGAAGAGCAGTCGGAGCTCAGTTTCATCCTTACTGCTCTGGATGGTGGGTCTCCACCTAGGTCTGGGACTGCAACTGTCCGGGTGGTGGTTGTGGACATTAATGACAACTCCCCCGAGTTTGAGCAACCATTTTATGAGGTGAAGATTCCAGAGAATAGCATATTAGGCTCACTCATTGTCACCGTCTCAGCTTGGGATTTCGACTcgggaaaaaatggagaaatatcaTATTCTTTTTCCCATGCCTCAGAAGATATTCGCAAGACATTTGAAATTAATCAAAAGTCTGGAGAAGTCAGTTTAACAGCATCCATGGATTTTGAAACAATTGAATCATATTCAGTAATCATTCAAGCTACAGATGGGGGAGGTCTCTTTGGAAAATCAACAGTCAGAATTCAGGTGATGGATGTGAATGACAATGCTCCTGAAATAGCCATATCGTCAATTACCAGTCCAATCCCAGAAAATTCGCCTGAGACTGTGGTTATGGTTTTTAGCATCCGAGACAGAGACTCTGGGGACAATGGGAGGATGATTTGTTCTATCCCAGAAGACCTCCCTTTCATGCTAAAATCTTCAGTTGAGAATTATTACACTTTGGAAACGGAGAAAATGCTGGATAGAGAGAGCCAGGCCGAGTACAACATCACCATCACCGTCACCGACTTGGGGACCCCCAGGCTGAAAACGCAGCACAACATAACCGTGACGGTCTCCGACGTCAACGACAACGCCCCCGCCTTCAGCCAAACCACCTACACCCTGCGCGTCCGCGAGAACAACAGCCCCGCCCTGCACATCGGCAGCGTGAGCGCCACGGACAGGGACTCGGGCGCCAACGCCCAGGTCACCTACTCGCTGCTGCCGCCCGCGGACCCGCAGctgcccctggcctccctggtGTCCATCAACGCGGACAACGGGCAGCTGTTCGCGCTCAGGTCCCTGGATTACGAGGCGCTGCAGGCGTTCGAGTTCGGCGTGCGCGCGGCCGACCGCGGCTCGCCCGCGCTCAGCAGCCAGGCGCGGGTGCGCGTGCTGGTGCTGGACGACAACGACAACGCGCCCTTCGTGCTGTACCCGCCGCAGAACGGCTCTGCGCCCTGCACCGAGCTGGTGCCCAGGGCGGCCGAGGCGGGCTACCTGGTGACCAAGGTGGTGGCGGTGGACGGCGACTCGGGCCAGAACGCCTGGCTGTCGTACCAGCTGCTCAAGGCCACGGAGCCCGGGCTGTTCGGCGTGTGGGCGCACAACGGCGAGGTGCGCACGGCCCGGCTGCTGAGCGAGCGCGACGCCGTCAAGCACAGGCTGGTGGTGCTGGTCAAGGACAATGGCGAGCCGCCGCGCTCGGCCAGCGTCACGCTGCACGTGCTGCTGGTGGACGGCTTCTCGCAGCCCTACCTGCCGCTCCCGGAGGTGGCGGCGGCCGAGGCGCGGGCCGACCCGCTCACCGTCTACTTGGTCGTGGCCTTGGCGTCCGTGTCGTCGCTCTTCCTGTTCTCGGTGCTGGTGTTCGTGGCGGTGCGGCTGTGCAGGCGGAGCCGGGCGGCGTCTGCGGGTCGCTGCTCGGGGCCCGAGGGCCACTTTCCGGGCCACCTGGTGGACGTCAGCGGCACGGGGACCTTGTCGCAGAGCTACCAGTACGAGGTGTGTCTGACGGGAGACTCGGGGACCAATGAGTTTAAATTTCTGAAGCCAATTATCCCCAGCCTTCCAGTCCCTGACACTGGCAGGAATATAGGGGGAAATGAGAACTTTAGGAATAGCTTTGGATTCAACATtcaataa
- the LOC122218998 gene encoding protocadherin beta-18-like isoform X4: MESGERCPQQIRQVLLFFVFLGGSLVCSEPWRYSVSEEMEIGSFIANVVKDTGLGVEDLVARGARVIFDDHKPYLQLDQQTGNLLLNEQLDREALCHLTEPCILHFQVLFENPLQFFRAELWVNDINDHTPAFLDKHILLKISEGTAPGASFPMDSAQDLDVGKNGVQNYTLSPNPYFHLKLQDSDDGRKYPELFLDQSLDREKESEFTLIVTALDGGSPSRSGTTLVRILVFDINDNAPEFERSVYEVQVPENSSLDSLVVRVSATDLDAGIYGELSYSFSHVSRDIRKTFEIHPISGEIRLKALLDFELIQSFTINIQATDGGSLSGKSAVLVQVVDVNDNPPEIVMTSLTSPIPENSSPEMVVAIFSVRDQDSGDNGRMVCSIQDDLPFLLKPTFKNFYTLVAGLPLDRESQAEYNITITVTDLGTPRLKTQHNITVTVSDVNDNAPAFSQTTYTLRVRENNSPALHIGSVSATDRDSGANAQVTYSLLPPADPQLPLASLVSINADNGQLFALRSLDYEALQAFEFGVRAADRGSPALSSQARVRVLVLDDNDNAPFVLYPPQNGSAPCTELVPRAAEAGYLVTKVVAVDGDSGQNAWLSYQLLKATEPGLFGVWAHNGEVRTARLLSERDAVKHRLVVLVKDNGEPPRSASVTLHVLLVDGFSQPYLPLPEVAAAEARADPLTVYLVVALASVSSLFLFSVLVFVAVRLCRRSRAASAGRCSGPEGHFPGHLVDVSGAGTLSQSYQYEVCLRGGSGTSEFKFLKPAIPNVSPPEVSLQEEDHQNHERAVF; the protein is encoded by the coding sequence ATGGAGTCAGGAGAGAGGTGCCCTCAGCAGATAAGGCAAGtgctccttttctttgttttcctgggaGGGTCTTTGGTGTGTTCAGAGCCCTGGCGCTATTCTGTATCAGAGGAAATGGAAATTGGCTCCTTTATAGCCAATGTTGTGAAAGATACAGGTTTGGGTGTTGAAGACTTGGTTGCACGGGGGGCAAGAGTCATCTTTGATGACCATAAACCATATTTACAGTTGGATCAGCAGACTGGCAACTTGCTCTTAAATGAACAACTGGACCGGGAGGCACTTTGCCATCTCACAGAACCATGTATATTGCATTTCCAGGTATTATTTGAAAATCCTTTACAGTTTTTTCGGGCTGAGCTTTGGGTCAATGACATAAATGATCATACCCCTGCATTCCTAGACAAACATATACTTCTGAAAATCTCAGAAGGTACTGCTCCAGGAGCCTCATTTCCAATGGACAGTGCCCAGGACTTGGATGTAGGAAAGAATGGTGTCCAAAACTACACATTAAGCCCCAATCCTTATTTCCATCTTAAATTACAAGACAGTGATGATGGAAGAAAATACCCAGAGCTGTTCCTGGACCAATCTCTGGATCGAGAAAAGGAATCTGAGTTTACATTAATTGTAACAGCTTTGGATGGCGGGTCCCCGTCCAGGTCTGGAACTACACTTGTTCGTATTTTGGTCTTCGATATCAATGACAATGCTCCAGAGTTTGAGAGGTCTGTCTATGAGGTTCAGGTACCAGAAAACAGCTCTCTGGACTCCTTGGTCGTTAGGGTGTCTGCTACGGATTTGGATGCGGGAATATATGGAGAACTATCATACTCCTTTTCCCATGTCTCCAGAGACATAcggaaaacatttgaaatccaTCCAATTTCTGGTGAAATCCGCTTAAAAGCGCTTCTGGATTTTGAATTAATTCAGTCATTTACAATAAATATTCAGGCAACAGATGGTGGTAGCCTTTCGGGAAAATCAGCAGTTTTAGTTCAGGTTGTGGATGTGAATGACAACCCACCAGAAATAGTCATGACATCTCTTACCAGCCCCATACCAGAAAATTCGTCGCCTGAGATGGTGGTCGCTATTTTCAGTGTAAGAGATCAAGATTCTGGGGACAACGGGAGGATGGTGTGCTCAATTCAGGACGATCTCCCCTTTCTCCTGAAGCCTACCTTCAAGAATTTCTACACTCTGGTAGCAGGACTCCCACTGGACAGAGAAAGCCAGGCCGAGTACAACATCACCATCACCGTCACCGACTTGGGGACCCCCAGGCTGAAAACGCAGCACAACATAACCGTGACGGTCTCCGACGTCAACGACAACGCCCCCGCCTTCAGCCAAACCACCTACACCCTGCGCGTCCGCGAGAACAACAGCCCCGCCCTGCACATCGGCAGCGTGAGCGCCACGGACAGGGACTCGGGCGCCAACGCCCAGGTCACCTACTCGCTGCTGCCGCCCGCGGACCCGCAGctgcccctggcctccctggtGTCCATCAACGCGGACAACGGGCAGCTGTTCGCGCTCAGGTCCCTGGATTACGAGGCGCTGCAGGCGTTCGAGTTCGGCGTGCGCGCGGCCGACCGCGGCTCGCCCGCGCTCAGCAGCCAGGCGCGGGTGCGCGTGCTGGTGCTGGACGACAACGACAACGCGCCCTTCGTGCTGTACCCGCCGCAGAACGGCTCTGCGCCCTGCACCGAGCTGGTGCCCAGGGCGGCCGAGGCGGGCTACCTGGTGACCAAGGTGGTGGCGGTGGACGGCGACTCGGGCCAGAACGCCTGGCTGTCGTACCAGCTGCTCAAGGCCACGGAGCCCGGGCTGTTCGGCGTGTGGGCGCACAACGGCGAGGTGCGCACGGCCCGGCTGCTGAGCGAGCGCGACGCCGTCAAGCACAGGCTGGTGGTGCTGGTCAAGGACAATGGCGAGCCGCCGCGCTCGGCCAGCGTCACGCTGCACGTGCTGCTGGTGGACGGCTTCTCGCAGCCCTACCTGCCGCTCCCGGAGGTGGCGGCGGCCGAGGCGCGGGCCGACCCGCTCACCGTCTACTTGGTCGTGGCCTTGGCGTCCGTGTCGTCGCTCTTCCTGTTCTCGGTGCTGGTGTTCGTGGCGGTGCGGCTGTGCAGGCGGAGCCGGGCGGCGTCTGCGGGTCGCTGCTCGGGGCCCGAGGGCCACTTTCCGGGCCACCTGGTGGACGTCAGCGGCGCGGGGACGCTGTCGCAGAGCTACCAGTACGAGGTGTGTCTTCGGGGAGGATCGGGGACCAGTGAATTCAAGTTCCTTAAACCCGCTATCCCCAACGTCTCTCCCCCAGAAG
- the LOC122218998 gene encoding protocadherin beta-18-like isoform X3, whose protein sequence is MESGERCPQQIRQVLLFFVFLGGSLVCSEPWRYSVSEEMEIGSFIANVVKDTGLGVEDLVARGARVIFDDHKPYLQLDQQTGNLLLNEQLDREALCHLTEPCILHFQVLFENPLQFFRAELWVNDINDHTPAFLDKHILLKISEGTAPGASFPMDSAQDLDVGKNGVQNYTLSPNPYFHLKLQDSDDGRKYPELFLDQSLDREKESEFTLIVTALDGGSPSRSGTTLVRILVFDINDNAPEFERSVYEVQVPENSSLDSLVVRVSATDLDAGIYGELSYSFSHVSRDIRKTFEIHPISGEIRLKALLDFELIQSFTINIQATDGGSLSGKSAVLVQVVDVNDNPPEIVMTSLTSPIPENSSPEMVVAIFSVRDQDSGDNGRMVCSIQDDLPFLLKPTFKNFYTLVAGLPLDRESQAEYNITITVTDLGTPRLKTQHNITVTVSDVNDNAPAFSQTTYTLRVRENNSPALHIGSVSATDRDSGANAQVTYSLLPPADPQLPLASLVSINADNGQLFALRSLDYEALQAFEFGVRAADRGSPALSSQARVRVLVLDDNDNAPFVLYPPQNGSAPCTELVPRAAEAGYLVTKVVAVDGDSGQNAWLSYQLLKATEPGLFGVWAHNGEVRTARLLSERDAVKHRLVVLVKDNGEPPRSASVTLHVLLVDGFSQPYLPLPEVAAAEARADPLTVYLVVALASVSSLFLFSVLVFVAVRLCRRSRAASAGRCSGPEGHFPGHLVDVSGAGTLSQSYQYEVCLRGGSGTSEFKFLKPAIPNVSPPEGKMEESHTFLNGFEFI, encoded by the coding sequence ATGGAGTCAGGAGAGAGGTGCCCTCAGCAGATAAGGCAAGtgctccttttctttgttttcctgggaGGGTCTTTGGTGTGTTCAGAGCCCTGGCGCTATTCTGTATCAGAGGAAATGGAAATTGGCTCCTTTATAGCCAATGTTGTGAAAGATACAGGTTTGGGTGTTGAAGACTTGGTTGCACGGGGGGCAAGAGTCATCTTTGATGACCATAAACCATATTTACAGTTGGATCAGCAGACTGGCAACTTGCTCTTAAATGAACAACTGGACCGGGAGGCACTTTGCCATCTCACAGAACCATGTATATTGCATTTCCAGGTATTATTTGAAAATCCTTTACAGTTTTTTCGGGCTGAGCTTTGGGTCAATGACATAAATGATCATACCCCTGCATTCCTAGACAAACATATACTTCTGAAAATCTCAGAAGGTACTGCTCCAGGAGCCTCATTTCCAATGGACAGTGCCCAGGACTTGGATGTAGGAAAGAATGGTGTCCAAAACTACACATTAAGCCCCAATCCTTATTTCCATCTTAAATTACAAGACAGTGATGATGGAAGAAAATACCCAGAGCTGTTCCTGGACCAATCTCTGGATCGAGAAAAGGAATCTGAGTTTACATTAATTGTAACAGCTTTGGATGGCGGGTCCCCGTCCAGGTCTGGAACTACACTTGTTCGTATTTTGGTCTTCGATATCAATGACAATGCTCCAGAGTTTGAGAGGTCTGTCTATGAGGTTCAGGTACCAGAAAACAGCTCTCTGGACTCCTTGGTCGTTAGGGTGTCTGCTACGGATTTGGATGCGGGAATATATGGAGAACTATCATACTCCTTTTCCCATGTCTCCAGAGACATAcggaaaacatttgaaatccaTCCAATTTCTGGTGAAATCCGCTTAAAAGCGCTTCTGGATTTTGAATTAATTCAGTCATTTACAATAAATATTCAGGCAACAGATGGTGGTAGCCTTTCGGGAAAATCAGCAGTTTTAGTTCAGGTTGTGGATGTGAATGACAACCCACCAGAAATAGTCATGACATCTCTTACCAGCCCCATACCAGAAAATTCGTCGCCTGAGATGGTGGTCGCTATTTTCAGTGTAAGAGATCAAGATTCTGGGGACAACGGGAGGATGGTGTGCTCAATTCAGGACGATCTCCCCTTTCTCCTGAAGCCTACCTTCAAGAATTTCTACACTCTGGTAGCAGGACTCCCACTGGACAGAGAAAGCCAGGCCGAGTACAACATCACCATCACCGTCACCGACTTGGGGACCCCCAGGCTGAAAACGCAGCACAACATAACCGTGACGGTCTCCGACGTCAACGACAACGCCCCCGCCTTCAGCCAAACCACCTACACCCTGCGCGTCCGCGAGAACAACAGCCCCGCCCTGCACATCGGCAGCGTGAGCGCCACGGACAGGGACTCGGGCGCCAACGCCCAGGTCACCTACTCGCTGCTGCCGCCCGCGGACCCGCAGctgcccctggcctccctggtGTCCATCAACGCGGACAACGGGCAGCTGTTCGCGCTCAGGTCCCTGGATTACGAGGCGCTGCAGGCGTTCGAGTTCGGCGTGCGCGCGGCCGACCGCGGCTCGCCCGCGCTCAGCAGCCAGGCGCGGGTGCGCGTGCTGGTGCTGGACGACAACGACAACGCGCCCTTCGTGCTGTACCCGCCGCAGAACGGCTCTGCGCCCTGCACCGAGCTGGTGCCCAGGGCGGCCGAGGCGGGCTACCTGGTGACCAAGGTGGTGGCGGTGGACGGCGACTCGGGCCAGAACGCCTGGCTGTCGTACCAGCTGCTCAAGGCCACGGAGCCCGGGCTGTTCGGCGTGTGGGCGCACAACGGCGAGGTGCGCACGGCCCGGCTGCTGAGCGAGCGCGACGCCGTCAAGCACAGGCTGGTGGTGCTGGTCAAGGACAATGGCGAGCCGCCGCGCTCGGCCAGCGTCACGCTGCACGTGCTGCTGGTGGACGGCTTCTCGCAGCCCTACCTGCCGCTCCCGGAGGTGGCGGCGGCCGAGGCGCGGGCCGACCCGCTCACCGTCTACTTGGTCGTGGCCTTGGCGTCCGTGTCGTCGCTCTTCCTGTTCTCGGTGCTGGTGTTCGTGGCGGTGCGGCTGTGCAGGCGGAGCCGGGCGGCGTCTGCGGGTCGCTGCTCGGGGCCCGAGGGCCACTTTCCGGGCCACCTGGTGGACGTCAGCGGCGCGGGGACGCTGTCGCAGAGCTACCAGTACGAGGTGTGTCTTCGGGGAGGATCGGGGACCAGTGAATTCAAGTTCCTTAAACCCGCTATCCCCAACGTCTCTCCCCCAGAAGGTAAAATGGAGGAAAGCCACACCTTTCTGAATGGCTTTGAGTTCATTTAG